A genomic segment from Colletotrichum higginsianum IMI 349063 chromosome 5, whole genome shotgun sequence encodes:
- a CDS encoding Ribosomal assembly complex component: protein MLSEEFYSSICGPPIAANTAVSKDVGIYAHTLSPSYAVKSTLKKSAAPPNCLAVGDSHVFAAQHEKSQVHVYSRSRGIQETTVTFPERIRSLALIGDVLALGTSEGRLMLWETCTGRQLTTPPCHVQAVSCLAVTPHHILTGSQDSNIHVWTLSRLLELNASIDSEPDRTLSNHRAAITSLAISQSVNPETNLCVSSSKDKTCIIWNYQTGEVLRTLLFPAAPLCVSMDPCSRAVFVSSEDRSLYLVELLGEKPLIGPNSAESSSTVVQVTSPIGIADEDAGPASCLALNYDGTTVLSGHTRGKILQWQLTENSHPTELTDLNASVTNLVFPPLLQAPRSTKPAAVIKPAQAERQYTFTSQLNTSLEQETRFARMLNGFGVPSDMLESAVLSFQEVQAQPPTEEDDETQQHTDELWDIINEQRALQKLAMQPYLEAKSART, encoded by the exons ATGTTGTCCGAAGAGTTTTACTCGTCCATCTGCGGCCCGCCTATTGCGGCAAACACGGCCGTTTCCAAGGATGTCGGCATCTATGCCCACACGCTCAGCCCCAGCTACGCCGTCAAGTCGACGCTCAAAAAAAGTGCAGCTCCGCCCAATTGtctggccgtcggcgactcGCACGTCTTCGCCGCCCAGCACGAGAAGTCCCAAGTCCATGTCTACTCGAGATCGCGCGGCATCCAGGAAACGACTGTCACCTTCCCCGAGCGCATCCGCAGCTTGGCGTTGATAGGCGATGTCTTGGCGTTAGGGACTTCCGAAGGCAGGCTGATGTTGTGGGAG ACGTGCACCGGCCGCCAGCTGACCACGCCGCCCTGCCATGTCCAGGCCGTTTCGTGTTTGGCCGTCACACCCCATCACATCCTCACCGGCTCCCAAGACTCCAACATTCATGTGTGGACGCTGTCTCGTCTCCTGGAGCTAAACGCCTCCATTGACAGTGAGCCCGACCGCACCCTCTCCAACCATAGGGCTGCCATCACCTCGCTCGCCATCAGCCAGAGTGTCAACCCGGAAACCAACCTCTGCGTCTCGTCGAGCAAAGACAAGACTTGCATCATCTGGAACTATCAAACGGGTGAGGTTCTGCGCACTCTACTGTTCCCCGCGGCTCCGCTCTGCGTTTCCATGGATCCCTGCTCTCGTGCCGTTTTCGTTTCATCCGAGGACAGGTCCCTTTACCTCGTAGAGTTGCTCGGCGAGAAGCCGCTCATTGGCCCCAACAGCGCTGAATCATCTTCGACTGTTGTGCAAGTCACCTCACCAATTGGcatcgccgacgaagacgctGGCCCGGCCTCGTGCTTGGCACTGAACTATGATGGCACCACAGTTTTGTCCGGCCACACCAGAGGCAAGATCTTACAATGGCAATTGACGGAGAACAGCCACCCTACAGAGTTGACTGATCTCAATGCCTCTGTAACAAACTTGGTGTTTccgccgctgctgcaagCACCCCGATCCACAAAACCTGCTGCAGTCATTAAGCCCGCTCAGGCCGAGCGGCAGTACACTTTTACGTCTCAGCTGAACACGAGCCTCGAACAAGAGACGAGGTTTGCCAGGATGCTCAATGGCTTTGGCGTGCCCAGCGATATGCTGGAGTCGGCCGTTCTCTCGTTCCAGGAGGTTCAGGCACAACCTCCTAcggaagaagacgatgagaCGCAGCAGCATACCGACGAGCTGTGGGACATAATCAACGAGCAAAGGGCATTACAGAAGCTGGCTATGCAGCCGTATCTGGAAGCCAAATCGGCTCGTACCTGA
- a CDS encoding Major facilitator superfamily transporter, protein MSDTATQSEKNNGGGLVLAPVHPDTASVDAEAAHSYVIDPAAEARLVRKQDLRVLPMVFLMYFFTFLDRTNLGNAKVAGMEADLGLGTYGFNIGACLYYGIYFFADIPASLSVKKFGFIMLPISCIAFGIVTLCTAFIRNEGSFFAIRLLLGLTESFQFPGLSYVVSRFYRRSEVTTRVSFFMLGAAGLASAFGGLLASGLLSLGSIGSVSSWRNIFLVEGIITVGVGIISLYLFPADPSKTRIFNEEERSLAMARIFHDQPAIREHKEKITWGLIKRGVVNVNVLVGAWIYICDQITVQGLSIFTVTILRLNYPGRSTVEIQLLSVPPPLFGMVFGLGVAYVTMKTRKHGVAIAMCAALNVIGYSIWLASTNAQARYAAIFLNTAGGFSFGTLVLSWTLANAAPDTVRNVANGAVSGLANIGSITATWSYINTDAKTGYRIGNSLNTATAVSVIIASLGLVVHQKWENKKRAQGGRDYRLETTEEEVATLGHLHPEFRYIH, encoded by the exons ATGTCCGACACCGCCACGCAGTCCGAGAAGAAcaatggcggcggcctcgttcTGGCACCGGTCCATCCCGACACCGCCAGCGTCGACGCGGAAGCGGCGCACAGCTATGTCATCGACcccgcggccgaggcgaggcTGGTCCGCAAGCAAGACTTGCGAGTGCTCCCCATGGTCTTCCTCATGTACTTCTTCACCTTCCTCGACCGGACGAACCTGGGCAACGCCAAAGTCGCCGGCATGGAGGCGGACCTGGGCCTGGGCACGTACGGCTTCAACATCGGCGCCTGCCTCTACTACGGCATCTACTTCTTCGCCGACATCCCCGCGTCGCTGAGCGTCAAGAAGTTCGGCTTCATCATGTTGCCCATCAGCTGCATCGCCTTTGGCATCGTGACTCTCTGCACGGCCTTTATCAGAAACGAAGGCAGCTTCTTCGCGATCCGGttgctcctcggcctcaccGAGTCCTTCCAGTTCCCGGGCCTCAGCTACGTGGTGTCCCGGTTCTATCGCCGCAGCGAGGTGACTACACGGGTGTCCTTCTTCATGCTTGGCGCGGCCGGGCTCGCCAGCGCTTTCGGCGGACTCCTCGCCTCCGGACTGCTGTCGCTGGGAAGCATCGGCTCCGTCTCCTCGTGGAGGAATATCTTTCTGGTCGAAGG GATAATCACAGTCGGCGTCGGGATCATCTCGCTCTATCTGTTCCCGGCCGATCCGTCCAAAACGCGCATCTTCAACGAAGAGGAGCGGAGCCTCGCAATGGCCCGCATCTTCCACGACCAGCCGGCCATTCGCGAGCACAAGGAGAAGATCACCTGGGGTCTCATCAagcgcggcgtcgtcaacgtcaacgtcctcgtcggcgcctgGATCTACATCTGCGACCAGATCACGGTCCAGGGTCTGTCCATCTTCACGGTCACGATCCTAAGACTCAACTACCCGGGCCGCTCCACCGTGGAGATCCAGCTGTtgtcggtgccgccgccattGTTTGGCATGGTCTTTGGTCTCGGCGTCGCATACGTCACCATGAAGACGCGCAAGCACGGAGTCGCCATTGCCATGTGCGCGGCCTTGAACGTCATCGGGTACTCCATCTGGCTGGCCTCGACGAACGCGCAGGCGAGATacgccgccatcttcctcaaCACGGCGGGGGGCTTCAGTTTCGGGACGTTG GTTCTGAGTTGGACTCTGGCCAACGCCGCTCCAGATACAGTGCGAAACGTAGCAAACGGCGCCGTGTCGGGTCTCGCCAACATCG GCTCCATCACCGCCACTTGGAGTTACATCAACACCGATGCGAAGACAGGCTACCGCATTGGCAATAGCTTGAACACGGCTACTGCGGTCTCGGTCATCATCGCGTCCCTAGGGCTTGTCGTTCATCAGAAATGGGAGAACAAGAAGCGTGCGCAGGGTGGACGTGATTATCGCCTGGAGACCactgaggaggaggtggcgaCGCTCGGCCACCTTCACCCAGAGTTTAGATACATTCACTGA
- a CDS encoding Pro-kumamolisin, which produces MKPSAVATLLTALAAVAFANPVTRSHKHVVHEERHPARSEWAKNHRLHTMARLPVRIGLAQSNLHRANEFMNDVAHPDSPNYGRHWTHDEIINMFAPRQESIALVMQWLESEGIQRSRVKLSKGRNWVQFNGTVGEVERLLKTEYHVYKHDQGHMHIACDKYHVPEHLVEHIDMITPSVHFDQRIGAQRKNTQHDLEEHHVEELKKRQLKKRAFLAEQGAVAVTATGGKSAAIQGSPDSGFGPKQGAVVMNALMNLEQCDAMITPDCLRALYATPPGSLKSSNNTLGIVEYTPQAFLQADLDMYFNEFEPRLKGATPIVSLVGNAVVQTQNQSFRFNGESALDLQFAMALIFPQQTTLYQVGDLNQGASFNNFLDAIDGSYCTFQGGGSKDPNIDGQYGTKVCGSAPLVNVISTSYGFNEADLGRKYVERQCAEYMKLGLQGVTVLYSSGDSGVAGNGQQCIDTQTGAYNEGKTGIFNPSFPGGCPWVTSVGATQVLEGSTVHTPESACQKAIFSGGGFSNIFAVPDYQKKMMDEYYATNAPPYGADRYNNSRTVRGFPDISANGANYVTAVNGKFSLSFGTSASAPVVGSIINLINEKRIEAGKKPVGFVNPTLYAHPEILNDVTNGDNPGCGTKGFSAVQGWDPVTGMGTPNYPEMEKLFMSLP; this is translated from the exons ATGAAGCCAAGCGCCGTTGCCACCCTACTCACCGCCCTTGCGGCAGTGGCCTTTGCAAACCCGGTGACACGGTCGCACAAGCACGTCGTGCACGAGGAGCGGCACCCCGCGAGAAGCGAATGGGCCAAGAACCACCGATTGCACACCATGGCCAGGTTGCCTGTTCGAATCGGTCTTGCCCAGTCGAACCTTCACCGCGCAAACGAGTTCATGAACGACGTGGCGCATCCAGACTCCCCCAACTACGGCAGGCATTGGACTCATGATGAAATCATCAACATGTTTGCCCCGAGGCAAGAGtccatcgccctcgtcatGCAGTGGCTCGAGAGTGAGGGGATCCAGAGAAGCCGCGTTAAGCTCTCCAAAGGGCGCAACTGGGTGCAGTTCAACGGcaccgtcggcgaggtcgaacGGCTCTTGAAGACCGAGTATCACGTCTACAAGCATGATCAAGGGCACATGCACATTGCCTGCGATAAGTACCACGTTCCGGAGCACTTGGTTGAGCACATCGACATGATCACCCCGTCGGTCCACTTCGACCAGCGCATCGGTGCGCAAAGGAAAAACACTCAACACGATCTCGAAGAGCATCACGTCGAGGAGTTAAAGAAGCGCCAactgaagaagagggcgttCCTTGCGGAACAAGGGGCTGTTGCTGTTACCGCTACCGGCGGCAAGTCCGCCGCCATCCAAGGTTCTCCCGACAGCGGCTTTGGACCGAAGCAGGGCGCAGTCGTCATGAATGCCCTCATGAATCTGGAGCAGTGTGATGCCATGATCACCCCGGACTGTCTGCGTGCGCTCTACGCCACGCCTCCTGGATCGTTGAAGTCGTCTAATAACACactcggcatcgtcgagtaCACACCGCAGGCCTTCCTCCAGGCGGATTTGGACATGTACTTCAACGAGTTCGAACCTCGCCTCAAGGGCGCCACTCCCATTGTCAGTCTGGTAGGCAACGCCGTGGTGCAAACCCAGAACCAGAGTTTCCGTTTCAACGGCGAGTCCGCGCTCGACCTACAATTCGCCATGGCCTTGATCTTCCCCCAGCAGACAACGCTCTATCAAGTCGGCGACCTAAACCAAGGGGCCAGCTTCAACAACTTCCTCGATGCCATCGACGGCAGCTACTGCACCTTCCAGGGTGGCGGCTCCAAGGACCCCAACATTGACGGGCAATACGGCACCAAGGTCTGCGGGTCGGCGCCACTGGTCAACGTAATCTCCACGAGCTACGGCTTCAACGAGGCGGATCTCGGCCGCAAGTACGTCGAACGCCAGTGCGCCGAGTACATGAAGCTCGGCCTCCAGGGCGTCACGGTCCTGTACTCGTCTGGTGACTCGGGCGTCGCCGGCAACGGCCAGCAGTGTATAGACACTCAGACCGGCGCCTACAACGAGGGCAAGACGGGCATCTTCAACCCATCGTTCCCTGGAGGCTGCCCGTGGGTCACGTCCGTCGGCGCCACGCAGGTCTTGGAGGGCTCGACCGTCCACACTCCCGAGAGCGCGTGCCAGAAGGCAATCTTCTCGGGCGGGGGCTTCTCCAACATCTTCGCGGTTCCCGACTaccagaagaagatgatggatGAGTACTACGCCACGAACGCGCCGCCCTACGGCGCGGACCGCTACAACAATTCCAGGACCGTACGCGGGTTCCCTGACATTTcggccaacggcgccaaCTACGTGACGGCCGTCAACGGAAAGTTTTCCTTGTCCTTTGGCACTTCTG CTTCCgcgcccgtcgtcggctccaTCATCAACTTGATCAACGAGAAGCGCATCGAGGCGGGCAAGAAGCCAgtcggcttcgtcaaccCGACGCTCTACGCGCACCCGGAGATCCTCAACGACGTGACCAACGGCGACAACCCAGGCTGCGGTACCAAGGGCTTCTCCGCGGTGCAAGGGTGGGATCCCGTTACGGGCATGGG CACACCTAATTATCCCGAGATGGAGAAGCTGTTCATGAGCTTGCCTTGA
- a CDS encoding Complex 1 protein: MATAIQALKGDAPQQVRSLSMRREGDGHQIANEDTLPGRAQYRQLLKTGDQFAAYNFREYAKRRTRDAFRENKDVEDPRRVQELIQKGLNDLQSLKRQTVVSQFFQFDRLVVEGGAAGKQKGDKGDVVRQKDQGWD, translated from the exons atggcgacggcgataCAGGCTCTCAAGGGCGATGCGCCGCAGCAGGTGCGGTCTCTG AGTATGAGAAGGGAAGGAGATGGTCATCAGATCGCTAACGAGGACACCCTCCCCGGGCGTGCGCAGTACCGCCAGCTCCTGAAGACGGGCGACCAGTTCGCGGCCTACAACTTCCGCGAGTACGCTAAGCGCCGGACGAGGGACGCCTTCCGCGAGAAcaaggacgtcgaggacccGCGGCGGGTGCAGGAGCTGATCCAGAAGGGGTTGAACGACCTCCAGAGCCTGAAG AGGCAAACGGTCGTCAGCCAGTTCTTCCAATTCGACCGACTAGTGGTCGAGGGCGGTGCCGCG GGCAAGCAGAAGGGCGACAAGGGTGACGTCGTCAGGCAAAAGGACCAAGG CTGGGACTAA
- a CDS encoding D-isomer specific 2-hydroxyacid dehydrogenase — MKLLYPTSLKLDVDSLQGFSVELVPYDVKTAIPEEHTDAEGLITWTNTADNLKDAAARLKNLKWIQSLAAGPNDVLNAGFDTSKITVTTGSGLHDHTVAEHALGLLLNAARRFYEMRDYQLQGKWPGHLGGPQPDRPAGAFTTLRDARVLVWGFGNIAKALTPHLRGLGAHVKGIARHQGVRDGVEVYGEDKLPELLPETDALVMILPGSDATKNALNAERLRLLPKHAWIVNVGRGTSVDDDALVDALEQGEVGGAALDVFVTEPLPESSRLWKAPNVVVSPHAAGGRPQGAEELIAYNLRRYRAGQSLKNVI, encoded by the coding sequence ATGAAGCTCCTCTACCCCACGTCCCtcaagctcgacgtcgacagcCTCCAGGGCTTCTCGGTCGAGCTCGTCCCCTACGACGTCAAGACGGCCATCCCCGAGGAGcacaccgacgccgagggcctcaTCACCTGGACCAACACGGCCGACAACctcaaggacgccgccgcccgcctcaaGAACCTCAAGTGGATCCAGTCGCTCGCCGCCGGACCCAACGACGTCCTCAACGCCGGCTTCGACACCTCCAAGatcaccgtcaccaccgGCTCCGGCCTCCACGACCacaccgtcgccgagcacgccctcggcctgctcctcaacgccgcccgccgctTCTACGAGATGCGCGACTACCAGCTGCAGGGCAAGTGGCCCGGCCACCTCGGCGGGCCCCAGCCCGACCGtcccgccggcgccttcacCACCCTCCGCGACGCCCGCGTCCTCGTCTGGGGCTTCGGCAACATCGCAAAGGCCCTGACCCCGCACctccgcggcctcggcgcccacGTCAAGGGCATCGCCCGCCACCAGGGCgtccgcgacggcgtcgaggtctACGGCGAGGACAAGCTGCCCGAGCTGCTGCCCGAGaccgacgccctcgtcatGATCCTCCCCGGCTCCGACGCCACCAAGAACGCGCTCAACGCCGAGCGCCTGAGGCTGCTGCCCAAGCACGCCTGGATCGTCAACGTCGGCCGCGGCACctcggtcgacgacgacgccctggtcgacgccctcgagcagggcgaggtcggcggcgccgccctcgacgtcttcgtcACCGAGCCCCTGCCCGAGTCGAGCCGGCTGTGGAAGGCgcccaacgtcgtcgtctcgccgcacgccgccggcggccggcccCAGGGAGCCGAGGAGCTGATCGCCTACAACCTGAGGCGGTACCGCGCCGGTCAGTCGCTGAAGAACGTCATCTGA
- a CDS encoding Tat pathway signal sequence — MASRIFTAGLFAASISQVLASCAYGTHLDPRAEGGKVKVNTFAYTGSNGPLNWVALDTTANTLCATGTTQSPIDMVAGSFNVLPGNSINLEIPDMAEGTEFENLGTTVEVIAKGGSMQVGGSNFTLQQFHFHLPSEHLDAGKSMAMEMHMVFEGANQEIAVIGTYIDLEPGAGAGAGAGAAAPEAPPAEAPAGGNATAERRSKLSRRAAAGSAAEAPKAIPVMGSTPVTAEAASSNLLETVFSSLDAIKEPGTVTKTGALNMQEVVSLLSAGSFQSYMGSLTTPPCSEGVQWLVSTQRLMVQPQTFTAVRDVIGFNSRFPQNTLGQENILQVAQKSIASANIAGAPAAPAPAAPAAEAPKEAAAAPAAGHA; from the exons ATGGCCTCCCGCATCTTTACTGCCGGCCTTTTTGCCGCATCCATCTCTCAGGTCCTTGCCTCGTGCGCCTACGGAACTCACCTCGACCCCCGTGCTGAGGGAGGAAAGGTCAAGGTCAACACCTTCGCCTACACTGGTAGTAAT GGTCCTTTGAACTGGGTTGCTCTGGACACTACCGCCAATACTCTTTGCGCCACGGGAACCACCCAGTCCCCCATCGACATGGTCGCCGGCTCCTTCAATGTTCTCCCCGGCAACTCCATCAACCTTGAAATCCCCGACATGGCCGAGGGAACCGAGTTTGAGAACCTCGGGACCACGGTTGAGGTTATCGCTAAGGGCGGGTCGATgcaggtcggcggcagcaactTTACCCTGCAGCAGTTCCACTTCCACTTGCCCAGCGAGCATCTCGATGCCGGGAAGAGCATGGCCATGGAGATGCACATGGTTTTCGAGGGCGCCAACCAGGAGATTGCCGTCATCGGTACTTACATCGACCTGGAGCcgggtgccggcgccggtgccggtgccggtgctgcTGCCCCCGAAGCCCCTCCTGCCGAGGCCCCTGCCGGAGGGAACGCCACCGCCGAACGTCGTAGCAAGCTgtcccgccgcgccgccgctggctcCGCCGCTGAGGCTCCCAAGGCCATTCCCGTCATGGGATCCACGCCCGTCACGGCCGAGGCTGCTTCGTCCAACTTGCTCGAGACggttttttcttccctcGATGCCATCAAGGAGCCCGGAACGGTCACCAAGACTGGCGCGCTGAACATGCAGGAGGTCGTCAGCCTGCTCTCGGCCGGCAGCTTCCAGAG TTACATGGGCTCCCTTACCACTCCTCCCTGCAGTGAGGGCGTTCAGTGGCTCGTCTCAACCCAGCGTCTCATGGTCCAGCCTCAGACCTTTaccgccgtccgcgacgtCATTGGCTTCAACTCCCGCTTTCCTCAGAACACTCTCGGCCAGGAAAATATTCTCCAAGTAGCCCAGAAGAGCATCGCCAGCGCCAACATTGCTGgtgctcctgctgctcccgcGCCCGCCGCACCTGCCGCCGAGGCTCCCAAGgaggccgctgccgccccggCTGCTGGACACGCATGA
- a CDS encoding Short chain dehydrogenase reductase family protein yields the protein MVTAAQVRQSNAQLTVETTPRTVLFVGGTSGIGKLTLVELVSLGFPVKAYVVGRKATEPAMRPLLEDLRQKNPSAELIWIEGEISLLSETKRICELVKAKEPRLDFLCLTAGYAPFGGRDNTTEGLDVTHTLEYYGRMLFTLHLLPLLRAAPAPRVLTVLAGSMLSARGFLSDDLNLEKPGNFGAMRTQTHMAVMNTLFLDRLASEPGNGSVTFVHNWPGAVDTGNMARYHVPTTWSPMPWTNLMRPVFLFMGFDEKEAGERHVYNATSGEIGGSGPRIREEGEGGRNTRGEEGKRGMFLLNHKCEVSEKREILKGLKREAQGRVWEKTMEILGPYL from the exons ATGgtcaccgccgcccaagTACGGCAGTCCAATGCCCAACTCACAGTGGAAACAACACCGCGGACCGTCTTGTTCGTTGGCGGGACGTCAGGAATCGGCAAGCTCACACTCGTCGAGCTTGTCTCACTCGGATTTCCTGTCAAGGCGTATGTCGTCGGCCGCAAGGCGACCGAGCCCGCCATGAGACCGCTGCTCGAGGACCTGCGCCAGAAAAACCCGTCGGCCGAGCTCATCTGGATCGAAGGAGAGATTTCGCTCCTCTCCGAGACGAAGCGCATCTGTGAGCtggtcaaggccaaggagccACGGCTCGACTTCCTCTGCCTGACGGCGGGATATGCCCCCTTTGGCGGAAGAGACA ACACTACAGAAGGATTGGACGTCACCCACACCCTAGAGTACTACGGCCGCATGCTCTTCACGCTGcatctcctccctctcctccgcGCAGCCCCCGCCCCGCGCGTGCTGACCGTGCTCGCTGGCAGCATGCTCTCGGCCAGGGGCTTCCTCTCCGACGACCTCAACCTCGAGAAACCGGGAAACTTTGGCGCCATGCGAACGCAGACGCACATGGCCGTTATGAACACGCTTTTCCTCGACCGGCTGGCGTCGGAGCCCGGCAACGGGAGTGTCACGTTCGTGCACAACTGGCCCGGCGCCGTAGACACGGGAAACATGGCGCGGTACCACGTCCCGACGACCTGGTCGCCGATGCCGTGGACTAACCTGATGAGGCCGGTGTTCCTGTTCATGGGGTTCGATGAGAAGGAGGCCGGAGAGAGGCATGTTTACAATGCCACGAGTGGGGAGATCGGAGGCAGCGGGCCCAGAAtccgggaggagggggagggagggaggaacacgaggggggaggaggggaagaggggcaTGTTCTTGCTGAATCACAAGTGCGAGGTTTCCGAGAAACGGGAGATTTTGAAAGGGTTGAAGCGGGAGGCGCAAGGGCGCGTTTGGGAGAAGACGATGGAGATCCTGGGGCCGTACTTGTGA
- a CDS encoding Aig2-like family protein, giving the protein MADDDDGMEGSAAPLALTPEQRRELMLEKFRSSKVPNGAARIDELIEKSAVELTEYLINCGFSSISTEWFDWTIDTKVWIYIHAYIVKTNSLIAYPWMQDEPPRQPEDARGESAKFNSLKHLFLKRAIFPATKIVEMGMPLMQPELHMDREVDWVMPVEQRQKIWDQVFPGVLCSPGHPFEIVVPLATKSMAHIVDPMPELNSLAPTVLRIASVKRLNSWGQFAEALVLSNAPGAEDNERNRTDLALYYARILHWASRTIATGTSTPLAEALTDIARDRERMRDGVSAQDILMQFQEELTQQQLDRCQDELKLMPWFSQDEHASYLAGHWLEGERDRTTAEERCRLLRDWCDLQKGTPQHQTQHINTSKLSPAELRGACVVAWKRKITEWQGIIDGDPSFSLKDEMHWANQMWESNA; this is encoded by the exons atggccgacgacgatgacggcatGGAAGGCAGCGCTGCCCCCCTTGCTTTGACGCCAGAGCAAAGGCGGGAGTTGATGCTGGAGAAGTTTAGAAGCTCCAAGGTTCCGAATGGCGCCGCCAGGATTGATGAGCTCATCGAAAAATCAGCCGTCGAGCTTACCGAGTACCTGATCAATTGTGGCTTCTCGTCCATTTCGACTGAATGGTTCGACTGGACGATTGACACGAAGGTCTGGATCTACATCCATGCCTATA TCGTCAAAACAAATAGCTTAATCGCTTACCCTTGGATGCAGGACGAGCCCCCGCGTCAGCCTGAAGACGCCCGGGGCGAGTCGGCCAAGTTCAACAGCTTGAAGCATCTCTTCCTCAAGAGGGCGATTTTCCCCGCCACAAAAATCGTGGAGATGGGCATGCCGCTGATGCAGCCGGAGCTTCACATGGACCGAGAGGTGGATTGGGTCATGCCGGTCGAGCAGCGCCAGAAGATCTGGGACCAGGTCTTCCCCGGCGTCCTCTGCTCGCCTGGCCATCCGTTCGAGATCGTCGTTCCGCTCGCGACGAAGTCCATGGCGCACATCGTCGATCCCATGCCGGAGTTGAACAGCCTCGCCCCTACGGTCTTGAGGATCGCCTCGGTCAAGAGACTCAACTCCTGGGGCCagttcgccgaggccctggTCCTCAGCAACGCCCCCGGCGCAGAGGACAACGAGCGGAACCGGACGGACCTCGCGCTGTACTATGCTCGCATCCTCCACTGGGCGAGCAGGACCATCGCCACCGGCACGAGCACGCCGCTCGCTGAGGCGTTGACGGACATCGCCCGCGACCGGGAGCGCATgcgcgacggcgtctcggcgcaGGACATCCTGATGCAGTTCCAGGAAGAGCTcacgcagcagcagctggacCGCTGCCAGGACGAGCTGAAACTGATGCCGTGGTTCTCGCAGGACGAGCACGCCAGCTACCTGGCTGGCCACtggctcgagggcgagagggaccgcacgacggccgaggagcgcTGCAGGCTGCTCCGCGACTGGTGCGACCTGCAGAAAGGCACGCCGCAGCACCAGACGCAACACATCAACACTTCCAAACTGTCCCCCGCCGAGCTCCGGGGAGCGTGCGTCGTGGCATGGAAGCGAAAGATCACCGAGTGGCAAGGCATAATCGATGGTGACCCGTCGTTTTCATTGAAGGATGAGATGCACTGGGCGAACCAAATGTGGGAGTCCAATGCCTGA